One window of Felis catus isolate Fca126 chromosome D4, F.catus_Fca126_mat1.0, whole genome shotgun sequence genomic DNA carries:
- the LOC101092559 gene encoding neutrophil gelatinase-associated lipocalin-like: MALGLLWLGLVLLGALQTQAQDSTPNLIPTPPLHRVPLQPDFQNELFQGKWYVLGLAGKEIHKEKHSQLKMYTITYELNEDNSYNVTFVLPWIQRCDHWITTFLPSFQPGQFNLGNIERYPGIQSYTVQVVATDYNQVAMIFFKKAYKNQEFFMVTLYGRTKELTQELKENFISFAKSLGLTDDHIIFPIPNDECIYK, encoded by the exons ATGGCCCTAGGTCTCCTGTGGCTGGGCCTTGTCCTGCTGGGGGCCCTGCAGACCCAGGCCCAGGATTCCACCCCAAATCTGATCCCAACCCCGCCTCTGCACAGGGTCCCTCTGCAACCTGACTTCCAAAATGAGCTG TTCCAGGGGAAATGGTACGTCTTGGGACTGGCAGGGAAggaaattcataaagaaaaacacagccaATTGAAGATGTACACCATCACCTATGAGCTGAACGAAGACAACAGCTACAATGTCACCTTTGTCCTGCCCTG GATCCAGCGCTGTGACCACTGGATCACAACTTTCCTCCCAAGTTTCCAGCCAGGCCAATTCAACCTGGGCAACATTGAGC GTTACCCTGGAATCCAGAGTTACACTGTACAAGTGGTGGCCACAGACTACAACCAGGTTGCCATGATTTTCTTCAAGAAAGCTTACAAAAACCAGGAGTTCTTCATGGTCACCCTCTATG GGAGGACCAAGGAGCTGACCCAGGAGCTGAAGGAAAACTTCATTAGCTTTGCCAAATCCCTGGGCCTCACCGATGACCACATCATCTTCCCAATCCCCAACG ATGAGTGCATTTATAAGTGA